A window of the Leptospira bandrabouensis genome harbors these coding sequences:
- the cobA gene encoding uroporphyrinogen-III C-methyltransferase has product MSSNKTEPGFVSFVSGGPGPTDLLTLRGRDRIKSAEVILYDALLDPSFLDLFPQNAEILYVGKRAKEHARTQDEINSLLVKYANEGKRVVRLKGGDASVFGRLAEEIQSLETYGIPFEVVPGVSSVTTGAADLGISLTVRGISRQIIILDGHTILEDERSWIGMENFFGTIVILMGSKKTKELAERLIQKGIKDTTPIVLAENVGGKKTTYTSSTLADTLLDGIQKHTSGPGILYVGEAVRPLLKRAEKIEKQTLMALLT; this is encoded by the coding sequence ATGTCCTCCAATAAGACAGAACCTGGATTTGTTAGTTTCGTCAGCGGTGGCCCAGGCCCCACCGACCTTTTGACCCTTCGTGGCAGAGACCGCATCAAATCCGCTGAGGTCATTCTTTACGATGCCCTGCTAGATCCCAGTTTTTTGGATCTTTTCCCACAAAACGCAGAAATCCTCTATGTGGGAAAACGGGCCAAAGAACATGCCCGCACCCAGGATGAGATAAATTCACTCCTTGTCAAATATGCAAATGAAGGAAAACGAGTGGTTCGTTTGAAAGGGGGAGATGCTTCTGTTTTTGGTAGGCTTGCCGAGGAAATCCAAAGTTTGGAAACTTATGGAATTCCTTTCGAAGTGGTTCCCGGTGTGAGTTCTGTGACCACAGGTGCAGCAGACTTAGGTATCTCACTGACAGTTCGGGGCATTTCTAGGCAAATCATCATCTTAGATGGACATACCATTTTAGAAGACGAACGCAGTTGGATCGGAATGGAAAACTTTTTTGGAACCATTGTCATTCTTATGGGCAGTAAAAAAACCAAGGAACTCGCAGAAAGATTGATTCAAAAAGGAATCAAGGATACAACCCCGATTGTCCTTGCAGAAAATGTAGGTGGGAAAAAAACCACATACACATCCTCTACTCTCGCCGATACATTGTTAGATGGAATACAAAAACATACGTCTGGTCCAGGAATTCTTTATGTGGGAGAAGCCGTACGTCCCCTGCTCAAGAGAGCTGAAAAAATTGAAAAACAGACTCTTATGGCTCTTCTTACCTAA
- a CDS encoding diflavin oxidoreductase: MLSDEKRNRFLQLLKESTKDEWVWMSGYLAALTQPSLAGSSVDVSITAPVSIDSGTDPLHGNLKTQPIQCSVVYGTETGNSKKLGTELVKKLKELGVSAKLKSTDTYKAKDLKEEEYLFVVVSTHGDGEPPQAAKPFIQILKDTKDSLSKVKFAVLGLGDTSYPLFCQTGEDVDSLLANLGAERIQPLGKCDVDFEIVAKPWMSELISKLNAHSKTATTQSANPGQNQAAKPASSGKVVYEGSVVTNIVLNDIGASKSTRHIEIKTPVPIDYLPGDSAGFLAYNRDEEINRILSLLKADRETRVTYKGETWMAYDLFRKKVSIRFLPDRVIQKYASLVGKEIPSGKTDLDVLLTLNPSETKLDIQTIVDILEPIVPRYYSIASSPSAHGEDEVHLTVAEVEIETFTGIKTGFCSGFLADLKEGDTVPFFIQRNHSFRLPSPDTDIIMIGPGTGIAPFRSFLFEREQNSGNGKNWLFFGERNFVSDFYYQTELLELMDTGVLHKLNTAFSRDTKQKVYVQDRMGENAAELLKWIENGAVIYLCGSKDPMSKDVDRKLIEILSERTFDTGKDASDYLKELEEAGRYIKDVY, translated from the coding sequence ATGTTATCCGATGAGAAGCGCAATCGATTTTTACAATTACTGAAGGAGTCCACCAAAGACGAATGGGTTTGGATGTCAGGGTATTTAGCTGCATTGACCCAACCAAGTCTTGCGGGGAGCAGCGTGGATGTTTCCATCACAGCTCCTGTGAGTATAGATTCAGGAACGGATCCTTTACACGGAAATCTAAAAACCCAACCTATCCAATGCAGCGTGGTTTACGGAACAGAAACTGGAAATTCCAAAAAACTCGGAACAGAACTTGTTAAAAAATTAAAGGAACTTGGTGTTTCGGCTAAACTTAAAAGTACAGATACTTATAAAGCCAAAGACCTAAAAGAAGAAGAGTATTTGTTTGTGGTAGTATCCACTCATGGAGACGGGGAACCACCACAAGCGGCAAAACCTTTTATTCAAATTTTGAAAGATACAAAAGATTCTTTATCAAAGGTAAAGTTCGCAGTGCTTGGGTTAGGTGATACTAGTTATCCGCTTTTTTGTCAAACTGGAGAAGACGTGGATTCTTTGTTGGCAAACCTTGGGGCAGAACGCATCCAACCATTAGGTAAATGTGATGTAGATTTTGAAATCGTCGCCAAACCTTGGATGAGTGAACTTATCTCTAAACTCAATGCTCATTCAAAAACAGCCACCACCCAAAGTGCAAATCCTGGACAAAACCAGGCGGCTAAACCAGCATCAAGTGGAAAGGTTGTTTATGAAGGTTCTGTTGTCACAAATATTGTTTTAAACGATATTGGAGCTAGCAAATCCACAAGACATATTGAAATCAAAACACCAGTTCCTATTGACTATTTACCAGGAGACAGTGCAGGATTTTTAGCTTACAATCGTGACGAAGAAATTAATCGAATATTATCCCTATTAAAAGCTGATCGTGAAACCCGCGTTACTTACAAAGGGGAAACGTGGATGGCTTACGATTTGTTTCGTAAAAAAGTATCCATTCGTTTTTTACCTGATAGAGTGATTCAAAAGTATGCATCACTAGTTGGAAAAGAAATTCCATCAGGCAAAACTGATTTGGATGTTTTACTCACTCTAAACCCGTCAGAAACAAAATTGGACATCCAAACCATTGTAGATATTTTAGAACCTATCGTTCCTAGATATTATTCCATAGCTTCTAGTCCATCGGCTCATGGGGAAGATGAAGTCCACCTAACTGTTGCAGAAGTAGAGATCGAAACATTTACTGGAATCAAAACGGGTTTTTGTTCCGGGTTTTTAGCAGATTTAAAAGAAGGAGATACCGTTCCTTTTTTCATCCAAAGAAATCATTCCTTTCGTCTCCCAAGTCCTGACACCGATATCATTATGATTGGACCGGGAACTGGAATTGCACCGTTTCGAAGTTTTTTATTCGAAAGGGAACAAAATTCGGGGAACGGAAAAAATTGGTTATTTTTTGGAGAAAGAAACTTTGTCTCCGACTTTTATTACCAAACAGAACTTTTGGAACTTATGGACACAGGCGTCTTACATAAGTTAAATACTGCTTTTTCCAGAGACACAAAACAAAAGGTTTATGTGCAGGACCGAATGGGTGAAAATGCAGCGGAGCTTTTGAAATGGATCGAAAATGGGGCAGTCATTTATCTTTGTGGGTCAAAAGATCCAATGAGTAAGGATGTCGATCGCAAACTCATTGAAATTTTATCGGAAAGAACATTTGATACCGGTAAAGATGCTTCTGATTATCTAAAAGAATTAGAAGAAGCCGGTCGTTATATTAAAGACGTTTACTGA